The Leishmania infantum JPCM5 WGS CACT00000000 data, contig 38, whole genome shotgun sequence genomic interval TGAGATTATGGAGCTGCTAGAGAGAAAATGCCACCATGCGTCCGATATGAAGCGCGTTCTAGTCTCTGCGACTATCACAGAGGGCGTTGAGCGACTGTCGCACTTTGCGCTGCGCAGGAACATTGTCCGCATCGGCGAGACACAAGACACATTCTCTGTCCCGACAACGTTGAAGCAGCACTACGTGATGGTGCCGGTGAAGCACCGTCTCTCCGTTCTTCTC includes:
- a CDS encoding DEAD-box helicase-like protein produces the protein MELLERKCHHASDMKRVLVSATITEGVERLSHFALRRNIVRIGETQDTFSVPTTLKQHYVMVPVKHRLSVLLSFLRSQLDAGANKIIVFVSTADSTEFLYLLASRLQSPFHRRSYEGKVVTRSRGASMSTKKMVEAATAT